The genomic segment AAATTAATCGCTCTTTTTGGGTTTTCATTTTCAGTAGCATTATGGGAACCAATTAGTGAACATTTTCAAGCCATAAAAGACTTGTGTAGAATGTTATCACAATTAAAAAAATCTAAATCTGCAACACAATCTCAATTGCATGCGTTTGAGAGTAAACACGGTGTTTTGGAAGAAGTGCTTACAATTATGAATAAGCTATTGGTTCAGCAAGAAGATAGTATAAATGAGTGTGAAAAAGAAATAAAATTATGGGTCTCAAAAGACAAAGATTTAGAAGAAAAAATTAATAGAATAACAGCAATTAAAGGCATTCAAATGCTTACTGTTGTTAAATTATTAGCAGAAACAGATGGTTTTAGAAAATGTAGTAGTATTCGTAAATTAGTCAGTTATGCTGGTTTAGATGTTGTAGAAAATCAATCTGGAACTAAATCAGGGCGAACTAGAATTTCAAAAAAAGGGAACTCGCATATAAGAGAAGCGTTGTATATGCCAGCACTTTG from the Polaribacter cellanae genome contains:
- a CDS encoding IS110 family transposase, with translation MDKVIKQVVGIDVSCKKFDVCFQEQTQTGSLSIKGTRSFSNDLKGFKDYLIWFSKRKKEVYLVHIMEATGVYHENLCYFLFEQQEKVSVQLAQKIKYFGKSLHQKTKTDKADAKLIALFGFSFSVALWEPISEHFQAIKDLCRMLSQLKKSKSATQSQLHAFESKHGVLEEVLTIMNKLLVQQEDSINECEKEIKLWVSKDKDLEEKINRITAIKGIQMLTVVKLLAETDGFRKCSSIRKLVSYAGLDVVENQSGTKSGRTRISKKGNSHIREALYMPALCASRFDQRMKTFYKRLNEKQNTKKQGVIAVMRKLLIVIYTLWKNEQQYNPEYQWK